GTCCCGGCTGTAGCCGAGCAATTGGCTTGAAGATTCATTGATCTCTACGATACGTCCGGATTTGTCAATTACGGCAAGCGCGACCGGGCTGTAACGAATTAATGAATCGACAATAGGAGTGTTTAGATCACGTGCCGATGCAAAATGCGGATGGCGCTGCATCGAAGGAACTACAATCCCCAGAATTACGGCGAGTGAGGCCGCAGCTGCGGAAAATGCGCTCCATTTGTAAGCCGTGCCGGTAAACCACCAATGACTGAGCAGAATCCATATTAATGCGAAAATACCGATCATTAAAGCGTAAAACCAATGGATGCGAACGCTTACATATTGTTTTTGCTCTCGGTGCTCCGACGTGTCCGCCGCATCAATAGACACTTACCATCTTCCTTTCTCTGTAACCCGGGTTCGCCATATAGGTCTATTATAAACGATACTGGTCAATTATGGATACTACGATTAAAGAAGAAATAGGAAGAACAGATTATTTTTATATAATAAAATTACATATATTTGCTAAATTGAATGATCATTTACCGGATCTGAAGAGATAACAGGGGGACTATAGGTCACCTCAATCGGGGAAAGGCAGAAGATTGCAAAGTCGGACTTCCGCGGTCAGTTTGTGCCCGCAGCATAGTGCCATGATGACGGCATTACGGAAGCGGAAATGCTTCCGTATGCCTGACATCTCCATTATGACGTGTATACACCTGATCAAATGGCGGTTAATCGGTTCTTGATTTCCAAAGCGCATAGGCTGCAAGACCCCAGGCAACGATAAAAGCGACTCCGCCGAGCGGGGTGATCGCTCCCAGCCATTTCACATCGGTCAAGCTTAACACATATAGGCTGCCGGAAAACAAGAATATTCCGGCATGCATAAGCCGGGCGGCCCACCGTATCGGTTGGGTGGAGCCCAGCCGGTCGGCGGCCAAAGCCAGCAGCAGCATTCCGATCCCATGGTACATATGGTAGCGAACTCCCGTCTCGAACACATTCAGCATTTCTTCACTGAGGCGAGCCTTGAGGCCGTGCGCCGCAAAAGCTCCTAACACAACCGCCAGCAGCGCGTGAATCGCACCCAGAGCCCCGTATTTACTAAACATTTTCAACCCACCCTTTCCAATGACTGTAAAATCGGTTAAAATGTACGATATTAAACGAGAGAAAAAGGAGACACAGCGATGACTGAGAATGAAACAGACAGACTAAACCCCGAACCCGGATTTACAACAGAGCCTTTCGCCGGCCAAGAACCTCCAAGGCCGCAATCGAAGCTCGGGATTGCCTCCTTTATCATTGGACTCGTGAGTATTATCGGCTTTATCATATGTATCATCATCGCAACTTCGTCTATTATGAACTACATCGACGGCAACGGCAAGACTATCCAAAACATTGAAGAAATATCGTCAAATATTCCGCTTTTAGCCGCCGGATTGCTAATGCTCGTATGCGTCGGACTCAGCTTCGTGGGGCTGATTCTCGGCATTGTCGGCGCATGTATGAAAAACACGCGCAAAGCGTTCTCAATTATCGGAATCGTGCTCAATTCGCTTCTGACTGTAGGCTTCATCGGTTTATTTATATTCGGGATCATCATGCAGACGGCCGCCGGCTAGTATGTCTATAATGTTTATCGTCTGAAGGAACCGAACGCGGTTCTTTCAGACTTTTTTATTTGTCCTGCATTGTAGATTAATAGAAACGGGCTTATTTTGCTTCACATAACCGCCCGGCACTTGAATACAATGAATAACAACTAGGGCAACGGCCAGGAGGTGCCAAGGCATGGAGTCAATGAATGGACCGCTTTATATCGTGTCGCGCGAAGACTGGTCTCTTCATCGGAAGGGCTATCAGGACCAAGCGAGGCATCAACAGAAAGTCCGTGAGGCAATTAAGCAAAATTTGCCCGATCTAGTCTCAGAGGAAAATATCGTCATGTCCGACGGAAAGCAAGTCATCAAGGTGCCTATTCGGAGCCTCGATGAATTTCGCTTCGTTTATAATTTCAACAAGAACAAGCATGTCGGCCAGGGCGATGGCGACAGCAAAGTCGGCGACGTTATCGGGGTAGATCCGGCTCCCTCCCAGAAAGGCGGCAAAGGAGAAGGCGCCGGCGATCAGCCCGGCGACGATGTTGTGGAAGCGGAAATCAGTCTAGCCGAGCTGGAAACGATGCTGTTCGAGGAGCTCGAGCTGCCCTATTTGAAGCGGAAGGATAAGGACCAGCTCGAGACGAAGGAAATCAAGTTCAATGATATTCGCAAGAAGGGTATTATGTCCAACATCGACAAGAAGCGGACAATTCTTGAGAATTTAAGGCGCAACGGGGCGAGCGGCAATCCGGGTATCCACGGCATATCTCCCGACGACCTTCGATATAAGACATGGGAGGAGAAAGTGATTCCGCAATCCAATGCGGTTATATTGGCTATGATGGATACGTCCGGTTCTCTGGGAGCGGCATAACTAACTACCGGGAGCCGGCTGCTGCGGCTGTTGTCTTCCTTTCCAATGAAGCACGAAGATAAGCAGGCCTGCCCAGCCGAACAAGGATGCTCCAAGCAGCAGGCTCGGCATAGGAAGAGAGCCCGACAAATATGTGCTGAGCAGAGGCGCGATCGTACCGCGAACGCCGAACAGCATCAGATGGAGGCCGAAGACGACAGCCTCGCGTCCCGGGGCAAGGCGGAACACATACGCGAGAATGCCGATATCCCAAATAGCGTCTCCCACCCCCTGAATCCCGCTGCCGATCAGGACCGCCGGAAAATTACCCATAATAGCATATAACAACGGAACGATTGCGAACGCGCCGAAACCGAAAATAATAGTATGCTTCGCAGATAACCGGTCGATGACAAAGCCGACGATCAAGTAAGCCGTCAGCAGGCAAGCGTAGTAGGTAACCCTGGCTATTCCGATCTGCACATTGCTCAGCTCCAGCCGGTCGACCTGGATAATTTGATAGAGCGGTCCAGCCAATATATTTCCAAATCCGGCAAGGGTGCAGGCGAGAAAAAAGATCCCCAGCTCCGGATTGTTTTTGACAAGCTGAAGCTGGTCCTTGAACGACGCCCGTCTTACGGCAGTCAACTTGGCAGGAGCCGTCTTCTTCGCCCTTACCTTGATAAAAACAAGGATAGACAGTACACCGGCGGCTGAGGCGAATATGAGCGGTCCCGCCGGTCCGGCAGCATCCGTCCACCTTCCGACGACATAGGCGAAAGGAATCATCAATACGCCCATTATGACACGGACGTTGCCCATCAATTTGCCTCGATGCTCCTGAGGATACATGCGAATAATGAGTGATGCGTAGGCGGGCGCCTGAACGCCCATCAGCAGTTGAAAGACCAGTGCCACAGCAACGTAAACGACAGGGGCGCCAAAAAATGCGGGAAGCAGGATAAGCGCCCTTCCAATGAGGTTCGGAACGATCATGAACAGCTTCGGATTCGACCGCTCAATCCATGCGGCCCACAACGGGGAGAACAGCAGACCGATGGCCGGTGCAGCCGATAACAGGCCGACCTGCATATTCGTAGCCCCTTCCCTGATGGCCATCGGAATATAAAACTGATTGAATACAACATTAAAAAAGCTGAATAGTACGGACGCCCCTGCATCATAACAAAAATTATGCCATGCGCGAGGTCCCAATTGAATTTTTAAATTGGAGAAAAATGTTTTTATGCCAGCCAGCATCGATGCCTCTACCCTTCTTATTTTCTTGACATCATTCTAGCAGCAGCTGACGTCTGGTAATAGAATCCCACGGCAGGCTGGATTTTGCAATAGATGAACTTAAACATGGAACTGCAGCGGACTGAATATACTGTATGATATCACTTCCGCGATCTCCATCCGTGGAAAACAGTTCCGAAGGGGCGTATGAGGACTTGCGCTTTCGCACGTTGAATAATTGAATCTGAGGTGATTTGCCATGACAGAGCCTCTGTTTACCGTCTCGAAGGAGGATTGGTCCCTTCACCGCAAAGGTTATCTGGACCAAACGCGTCACCAAGAGAAAATTCGCGAGGCAATCAAACGGAATCTGCCCGATATCGTGTCAGACGAAAGTATCATATTATCCGATGGCCGGAAGACGGTCAAGGTCCCGATCAAGAGCATCGACGAGTACCGTTTTGTTTACAATCACGGCAAGAAGCAGCACGTCGGACAAGGCGACGGCGAATCACAGGTCGGCGATGTGCTCGGGGTGGATCCGCAGGCGGCGAAAGAAGCAGGAAAAGGACAGGGAGCGGGCAATCAGCCCGGCGAAGACTGGGTAGAGACTGAAATCAGCATGGACCATCTGGAGGATTTGCTGTTCGAGGAGCTGGAGCTGCCGAATCTGGAACAAAAGCAGAAGGAGAACCTTGAGACCACTGACATTGTTTTTCAAGATGTCCGAAGAAAAGGGATTATGTCCAACATCGATAAAAAACGTACCCTGATTGAAAATTTGCGTCGTAATGCCAGCGCCGGCAGGTCTGCAATCGCGGGGATTTCCCCCGACGATCTGCGGTTCAAGACTTGGCAGGAAGTCATAAAACCCCATTCCAATGCCGTAGTGCTGGCGCTTATGGACACCTCGGGAAGTATGGGCTCTTTCGAGAAATATGTAGCGCGCAGCTTCTTCTTCTGGATGACCAGATTTTTGCGGCGTAAATACGAGCATGTGGAAATCGTCTTCATCGCCCATCACACTGAAGCGAAGGAAGTGACGGAAGAAGACTTCTTCACGAGGGGTGAGAGCGGCGGTACGATCTGCTCATCGGCTTATCAGAAGGCTCTTGAAATAATAGACAGCCGGTATTCTTCCGCCTATTGGAACATATATCCTTTTCATTTCTCCGACGGCGACAATCTCACCTCTGATAATGAGAAGTGCGTACGGCTGATCGAGGAATTGATGAAACGGGCCAATATGTTCGGCTACGGCGAGGTTAACCAGTACAACCGGAGCAGTACGTTGATGAACGCGTACAAACACATCGGAAACAAAAAGTTTCTGTATTCGATCATTCGCGAGAAAGGTGAAGTGTATAAAGCGCTCAAGACCTTTTTCTCCGATCAATCCGTCAGAGCTTAATCGCTTGAACCCCGCTGTCGGTATAGACATGCGGGGTTCTTGTGCGTTGTCCGGTTATCATGCTTGCGTTAAGAAGGTACTACTTAAAGATAGTACTATTTATTTCGGAAATTGTGTCTATACTTGTAATCAAGCAGCCAAGAAAGAGGTGCAGACGATGAGCAGAAAGTGGCTTGAACATGAAGGCCGGACCTGGATCGAGAAGGGCATCATCACGAGCGACCAACACCGCCGTCTTATTCAGTTGTATCCGGAGCAGAAACGCGCTGTCGGAATCATCCCCATACTCGGCAGCATTCTGGTCGGTCTGGGAATACTCAGCTTCACGGCTGCGAACTGGCAGGACATTCCTGAGCTTGTCCGTCTTATTATGATCGGGCTTGTCCTGGTCTTATTCTACGCAGCAGGCGGCGTCTATTACAGAAAAGGCCAAGAGAGACTTGGCATTGCCCTGCTGAGCATCGGTCTGATTACGTTTGGCGCCGGAATTGTACTGGTCGCGCAAATGTTTCATCTCGTCGCCTACGACACCACCTCGTTTATCGTGTGGGGCTGTGCCGGACTGCTGCTAACTTACTTATATCCCAGCCGTTTTTTATTTCTCCTGAGCCTGCTGATAATGACCTGGTCGCAGTGGTACAGCGTAGTAGAATTCAATAATTTCAGCTATTTCACCTTTGCGGTTACTGTTCTCGGCTTCGGTTATTACTGGCGAAACAGGCAGAATGCACTGCTTGCATGGTGTTTGGCACTCAGCTTTACGGCGCAGTCGCTGATGATGGTTACCGTGAACGATTGGCCCTTTACATGGTTCTTCCTTCCTGTTTGGCTGTTATATTCCTTAATGGATTGGAACAAGGAACGAAGGTCAGTCTATCCGTTTCAGGCTGTGCCGCTGGTAGCCGCTTATTTGTTCAATCTGTTCATCGTACTGTTCTGGGATGAGGGACATGTCGAATCATCAAGCTTCTATGAGGATATTGCGGCGCAGCCGCTCATCTACGGTTTGAGCCTGCTCATACTGCTTGGCATCTCCTTGGCCGGCAAACAGCGGTACAAGCGCTTGGAATCAGCGCCCGATTGGATGCTTGCGCTCCCATTCTTCTATCTTACATCCGGCATGGATGTCGTCTATTTGATCATCTTATCCTTATTCTCATTGTACCTTCTGTGGCGGGGCTACGCGGAGGAATGGCGGCTGAAAATCAATCTCGGCACCTTGTTGTTCCTGTGCAGCACGATGGCGGCATATTTCAAGCTGACATGGGGTTTTATGGACAAGTCCGTCTTTTTCATCCTGGGCGGAATTATGCTGCTCGCACTCAGCTGGTTCTTAAACCGCCGCAAGCAGAAATTTCTGGCGGATATAGAGGAGGAGAACAGCCATGAACTTCAATAAAGCGCTCCGTCACCGAAGTACACTGCTGATCCTGCTTGTCGCAGCACAACTGCTGTTTCTTACGGGAATCGCCTGTTACCATTATGCAATCGGCTGGTTCGGCAAGGACATCCGGATCCAGACCGTGCCCGTCGATCCCAGAGATTATCTTTACGGCGATTACGTCCGCTTGAATTATAGAATTAACCGGATCGGGGAAAATCTGTGGAAAGGACCCGGGCGGAAGCCCGAGTCCGGCGACACCGTCTACGTAGTGCTTGAAAGCAAACAGCCAAGCGGCATTTACGAAGCAACAGCCGCTTATCCATTTAATCCGCCTGCCTCGCCGCAGGAAGCCGTTCTTAAAGGACGGATCAGCTACCTGGATAATCGGGAGATTTTCATTCAATATGGATTGGAAAAATATTATGTGGAAGAAAATACGGGCAAAAAGCTGGAAGAGCAGGCCGCTAATTTGATTGTCAAGGTCAAAGTGGCGCCGTGGGGAAGCGCTGTTATCGAAGAACTTGAGCTGCAGTAACAAACGAACGAAGTCTGCTTGAGCTGGGTTCAGCTTCCGCAGACTTCTTCTTTGTCTTATCGGTTAAAATCAACAGCATATTCGATTACCAAGCGGTCACCGGTCAGCGTAACCCGCTTGATCAGATCATGCAATAATAATCTTGTGCATTCATGGCCGCCCAGCTCCAGGCGTTTGAACTCCGCTGCATAATGCTTCAAGGAGCCGGGGGCCGCGCCCTCCTGGCATAAGCCTTCTATTTGCTGCTCCAAGCCGGCAAGCTCTTCCTCCAAAAGATGAGCCTGCCGCTTCAGTTCAAACATTTGCCGCCGGTAGGTCTCTTCGTCGAACAGCTCTCTCTGCCCAAAAAGGCTTATCTGCTCCCTGCTCCCCTTCTCTCTTCGCTGCCGCTTCACCTTGATATCGGAACGAAGCCTCTGGATGTCCCCTTCCTTATCGGCGGTTATCATCAACAATTCATCGGGAATCCGGTTCAGCCGGCCTCGGATTATATTCAAGATCGATTGTTCCAGCGCATTCGCATTTACATTGGCTTGAGGGCAAACGCGCCGGCCGAACTTGTGATAAGTCTTGCAAATGTAGTAGCGGTATTCCTTCCCGTTTGACGACCGCTTCTGACATACCATACCTGCACCGCACATTCCGCAAAACAAAATGCCCGTTAACGGATGATAGGCCCGCCGCGGCGACCGGTTGTGGCTTCTCGACTGCATCATCCGCTCAGCTGCGAGAAAGGTATCCTTATCGACCACTGCTTCATGAGCGTCCTGAACGACCTGCCAGTCCTTCTTATCCACTCTTATCTGGATTTTCTTCTTTGTCATTCTCCCGCTCTCGTCATATTCCCTGTGAAGCCGGTTCCTTCGCGTTCCATAGACGACATTGCCGATATAAGCTTGATTGCGGATCAGTTTATTGACGCTTTCCCGGCTCCACCGGTTGCCTTTCTTGGTCCGAAAGCCCTGCCGGTTTAAATACTCCGCCACCTTAAACGTCCCCCAGCCCTTATGCACATAAAGATCGAATACAAGGACGGGGATATGCTTCAATTCGGGATCGACCTCCAGCCTTTGGGTCTCCCGGTTGACCCTGAAGCCGATCGGGGGCTCCCCGCCCCACTGCCCGCGCCGGGCTCTCTGCTTGCGCGCGCTGCTGACCCGTGCGGAAATTTTTTTACTTTCCTGTTCGGATAGAACCGATAAGATGTCAAAGGTGATATTGTCTTTATTAAGCGAATCATAGTTATCGTTGATTGCGAGGACTCTCACGCCATACTGCTCGAACATTCCGATAATGGCCGGATTCTCTTGCTTGTCACGGCCAACGCGGCTTATTTCCTTAAATATAAGCAGCTTGAACCGGTCATTTCTGGCATCGATAATCGCCTGTTTCATCTCCGCTCGGTCAAACACGCTCGTATAATAACCGGATACAGCCTCATCGCGGTAAACAATAATGTCGGAGCGGTCATATTGATCTCCGAGCCGGCTGATATATTCCTCGCACTGGCTTACCTGGTTCTCGATCGAATCTCCCTGCCGCCCGGTGCTGACGCGGGTATAGATGGCGCATTTTATTTTATTCTGCTGCACATCTGTCCCTCCTTGAATTCAATGCTCCGTGGTCCCGCGCATTCAGGTTCAGAGCGGTCACTTAATTGAAAGGAAACACGAACCTCCATCCCATACTTTCTCCTGACGAACTTCACAAGTTCAGTTTCAATCCATTTTGAGACGGGCTTCTCTCCCTCAATCTCGCAGAAAGTGAAATTCATTCGCTCGCCCCCTCTTCATCCCTTACTTAAAGGTATGCCGGCGGAAACCAGTCCTATGTGGCATTCTTTGTTCATTGCGGCAGTCCCGGTTCCATGGGCAGTTTCGAAAAGTATGTAGCTCGCAGCTTCTTCTTCTGGATGACGCGGTTTCTGCGGCACCAGTATGAGAAGGTGGATATCGTCTTTATTTCCCACCATACCGAAGCTAAAGAAGTAACCGAGGAAGAGTTTTTCACCCGCGGCGAAAGCGGCGGCACGATCTGCTCGTCGGCCTATGTGAAAGCTTTGGACATCATTGACAACCGGTTTCCGCCTGCGCTGTACAACATCTACCCCTTCCACTTCTCCGACGGGGATAACTTAACTTCCGACAATGAACGCTGCGTCAAGCTGATCGGCGAACTGCTCAAACGGGCCAACCTGTTCGGTTATGGCGAAGTGAATCAGTATAACAGGTCAAGCACCCTGATGTCCGCTTATAAACATATTGCCATTCCCAACTTCCTGTACTATGTCATCCGCGAGAAAGGCGAAGTGTATCACGCACTTAAATCCTTCTTCCGCAAGCGGGAAGCTGTGACAGGTTGACGGAAATCATCAGGTCTGCCCTCAGCTCGCGCCGGGGCAGATTTTTTGGTTTGAACGCGTGTTTCAACCCTTCCGGGAAGCTTTGACAAACCGGTCATCCGAGAGCATAATAATTCTATTATCAAATAAAGACATAGCTTCCGATTACTTCATCCCCGCTATGATCATTCCGCCTAGTTTTGAGGCAGCGAAAGGAAGGTTGGGCATCGTGCCTCCACTTCATCCCGCGCGCTTATTGCGTATGAAACCATTCATCTTTTTTACGCTCATTCTACTTTTGAAAAGTGCCTTGGCTTATTTCGTGATTTTCGACGGTGGCCTGTCCTGGACAATATTGATAACGGAAATTCCATTTATATGGCTAATGTTTTGTCTCATAGAAATGTTTGCCACCAAACGGAAGCTCGGTTTTTATATGGCAGCCAATTTTATCGTGACCGCCGTTATGTTCGCAGTCATTATGTATTACAAATACTACGGTGTCATCGTCACCTATCACGCTCTTGGGCAGGTCACCCAGGTGACAGCGGTGAAGAGCAGCGTATTTTCGCTCCTTGATCCGTATTATCTTCTCATATTTCTGGACATTATCGTCCTCGGTTTTATCGTGTTCAGGAAGAAAACGGCTCAAGCCTGGAAAACGATCAGCTCAAAGAAAGCAAACAGAAAAGCGGTTACAGCTCTATTTACGGTCTCTCTCGGACTTTGTTTTTTCAGTATTTATCCTAATCGTGCGAGCATGAACGAAATCGTTAAAGCGGAAGATATGGGCATACTCAACTATGAATTTTACACTCTGCTAGCCGGTAACAATCAAGAATTAACCGATATAAATGTGATTACTCAGGAAGCGATCAACAAGGAAAAGAATATTGAAGAGCCGGCTTCACCGCACTACTGGAATGCTGCGGCCGGAAAAAATGTCATTATCCTGCAGCTCGAGGCATTCCAAACCTTCCTGGTCGGCCTTACAATTGACGGCAAGGAAATTACGCCGAATTTGAATAAGCTGGCACGAGAGAACTTCTATTTCCCAAACTTCTTCCAGCAGGTCGGGCAGGGCAACACCTCCGACGCCGAATTCGTAGTAAACACATCCTTTCTGATTCCGCCGAAAGGCGCCGCCTCTCAGGTATATGCGAATAAAGCGATTCCGAGCCTTCCAAAGCTTCTGTCAAAACAAGGCTACCGGACGGCCACCTTTCATACGAACTCGGTGGAGTTTTGGAACCGCAAGGAGCTTTATGAAGCGCTTGGCTTCGACCGTTATTATGACCAGGAGTTCTTTGGCCAGGACGATACGGTGTTCTTCGGGCCTTCCGATGAAGAGCTGTATGGGAAAACGGCTGAAGAGCTGGAGAAAATGGGACATGACGGGGTACCGTTTTATGCGCAGGTCATTTCAATGACGGCCCATCACCCGTTCACGATACCGGAGAGAAAGTATAAAATGACTCTTCCGGACCGGTATGAGGGCACATTCGTCGGCGACTATATCCGTGCGCAAAACTATGCGGATTATACGATGGGATTGTTCATCGACGATCTGAAAAAGCGCGGAATTTGGGATAACAGCATACTGGTCGTTTACGGCGATCATCTCGGGCTCCCCATCTATTCGCTGAACCGCGACGATAAGGAGTTAATGCAAGAGATATACGGCCGCGAGTACGGATATGCGGATATGCTGAACATTCCTCTCGTAATTACCTCACCCGATGTGACGAAACCGGCTGTTATGACCCAAATCGGAGGCCAATCGGACATTATGCCGACTATTGCGAATTTAACCGGGGTTTCGCTAAAGGATCATATTTATTTTGGACAGGATCTGCTGAATCAATCGTCAAACTTACTGCCTGAACGCTATTATTTGCCTTCTGGCTCGTTCATAGCCGACCATTCCCTGTTTGTATCGGGAGCCGGCTATGAGGATGGCTCCCATCACCCGCTGCAGGGACTCGGAAATTCGGATTCCAAAGCCTCACTGGACGAATACAATCGGGCGCTTAAGCTGCTCCATCTGTCAGACAGCTATGTAAGTCAGCTTCCCGACCGCGACTGATAAGCATCGATAAAGGGCTCTTAGGCTCTCTCTTAGTAATGTAACGAGTGTGGGAGCTGCGGGTCTGCTGGGTCACGGGGTCTGCTGGGTCACGGGGTCTGCCGGCTCTGCGGGTCTGTGCGGTTCGTCGGGTTGAGCCGGATCTTCCCGGACCCGGCATTCAACCCTCAGGCCGAGCCCGATTCCACTTGTCTGTATGACTTGAAACGGAGATCGCACTTCGTGCCGTGGCCCGGCTTGCTGCGGAAGGAAATCTCACCGCCCATTACCTGAACAAGGCTGATGACCACCATCAGTCCGAGGCCGGTTCCTTTTTCTTTTGTAGTGAAATACGGCAGCCCGATCCGTTTAAGCTGCTGTTCGTTCATACCGCTCCCGGTATCGGCAATTTGCAGGCAAACCCGCTCGCCGTCTGACCATGTTCTGAGCGTCAGCTGACCGCCATCCGGCATCGCTTCGATGGCATTTTTAAGCAAATTCAGCAAACACTGCTGAAACTTTTTTTGTTCTCCGACAATGTACAGCGGCTCGACATCGAGATGCTTGATCCGGATTTCGATTCCAGACATGACGGACAATGGAGAAATCCATGGGATGAGACCGTCTATTTCGGTCCGGATGTCAATCGGTCCAGGTTCCTCAACAGTCGGCTTGGAATAGTTCAGGTAGTCCGAAATAATCGAGCTTGCATGCTCAATTCCTTCAATGGCGTGCAGCCGGTATCGTTCCAAAGCCTCCGGGCTTACATTTGGTTTGCCCATCATTTGCAGAAAACCGCGTGTCGTCGTTAACGGGTTGCG
This is a stretch of genomic DNA from Paenibacillus sp. sptzw28. It encodes these proteins:
- a CDS encoding MFS transporter — translated: MLAGIKTFFSNLKIQLGPRAWHNFCYDAGASVLFSFFNVVFNQFYIPMAIREGATNMQVGLLSAAPAIGLLFSPLWAAWIERSNPKLFMIVPNLIGRALILLPAFFGAPVVYVAVALVFQLLMGVQAPAYASLIIRMYPQEHRGKLMGNVRVIMGVLMIPFAYVVGRWTDAAGPAGPLIFASAAGVLSILVFIKVRAKKTAPAKLTAVRRASFKDQLQLVKNNPELGIFFLACTLAGFGNILAGPLYQIIQVDRLELSNVQIGIARVTYYACLLTAYLIVGFVIDRLSAKHTIIFGFGAFAIVPLLYAIMGNFPAVLIGSGIQGVGDAIWDIGILAYVFRLAPGREAVVFGLHLMLFGVRGTIAPLLSTYLSGSLPMPSLLLGASLFGWAGLLIFVLHWKGRQQPQQPAPGS
- a CDS encoding LTA synthase family protein, translated to MKPFIFFTLILLLKSALAYFVIFDGGLSWTILITEIPFIWLMFCLIEMFATKRKLGFYMAANFIVTAVMFAVIMYYKYYGVIVTYHALGQVTQVTAVKSSVFSLLDPYYLLIFLDIIVLGFIVFRKKTAQAWKTISSKKANRKAVTALFTVSLGLCFFSIYPNRASMNEIVKAEDMGILNYEFYTLLAGNNQELTDINVITQEAINKEKNIEEPASPHYWNAAAGKNVIILQLEAFQTFLVGLTIDGKEITPNLNKLARENFYFPNFFQQVGQGNTSDAEFVVNTSFLIPPKGAASQVYANKAIPSLPKLLSKQGYRTATFHTNSVEFWNRKELYEALGFDRYYDQEFFGQDDTVFFGPSDEELYGKTAEELEKMGHDGVPFYAQVISMTAHHPFTIPERKYKMTLPDRYEGTFVGDYIRAQNYADYTMGLFIDDLKKRGIWDNSILVVYGDHLGLPIYSLNRDDKELMQEIYGREYGYADMLNIPLVITSPDVTKPAVMTQIGGQSDIMPTIANLTGVSLKDHIYFGQDLLNQSSNLLPERYYLPSGSFIADHSLFVSGAGYEDGSHHPLQGLGNSDSKASLDEYNRALKLLHLSDSYVSQLPDRD
- a CDS encoding DUF423 domain-containing protein, yielding MFSKYGALGAIHALLAVVLGAFAAHGLKARLSEEMLNVFETGVRYHMYHGIGMLLLALAADRLGSTQPIRWAARLMHAGIFLFSGSLYVLSLTDVKWLGAITPLGGVAFIVAWGLAAYALWKSRTD
- a CDS encoding recombinase family protein; this translates as MQQNKIKCAIYTRVSTGRQGDSIENQVSQCEEYISRLGDQYDRSDIIVYRDEAVSGYYTSVFDRAEMKQAIIDARNDRFKLLIFKEISRVGRDKQENPAIIGMFEQYGVRVLAINDNYDSLNKDNITFDILSVLSEQESKKISARVSSARKQRARRGQWGGEPPIGFRVNRETQRLEVDPELKHIPVLVFDLYVHKGWGTFKVAEYLNRQGFRTKKGNRWSRESVNKLIRNQAYIGNVVYGTRRNRLHREYDESGRMTKKKIQIRVDKKDWQVVQDAHEAVVDKDTFLAAERMMQSRSHNRSPRRAYHPLTGILFCGMCGAGMVCQKRSSNGKEYRYYICKTYHKFGRRVCPQANVNANALEQSILNIIRGRLNRIPDELLMITADKEGDIQRLRSDIKVKRQRREKGSREQISLFGQRELFDEETYRRQMFELKRQAHLLEEELAGLEQQIEGLCQEGAAPGSLKHYAAEFKRLELGGHECTRLLLHDLIKRVTLTGDRLVIEYAVDFNR
- the yhbH gene encoding sporulation protein YhbH — its product is MTEPLFTVSKEDWSLHRKGYLDQTRHQEKIREAIKRNLPDIVSDESIILSDGRKTVKVPIKSIDEYRFVYNHGKKQHVGQGDGESQVGDVLGVDPQAAKEAGKGQGAGNQPGEDWVETEISMDHLEDLLFEELELPNLEQKQKENLETTDIVFQDVRRKGIMSNIDKKRTLIENLRRNASAGRSAIAGISPDDLRFKTWQEVIKPHSNAVVLALMDTSGSMGSFEKYVARSFFFWMTRFLRRKYEHVEIVFIAHHTEAKEVTEEDFFTRGESGGTICSSAYQKALEIIDSRYSSAYWNIYPFHFSDGDNLTSDNEKCVRLIEELMKRANMFGYGEVNQYNRSSTLMNAYKHIGNKKFLYSIIREKGEVYKALKTFFSDQSVRA
- a CDS encoding DUF2157 domain-containing protein; the protein is MSRKWLEHEGRTWIEKGIITSDQHRRLIQLYPEQKRAVGIIPILGSILVGLGILSFTAANWQDIPELVRLIMIGLVLVLFYAAGGVYYRKGQERLGIALLSIGLITFGAGIVLVAQMFHLVAYDTTSFIVWGCAGLLLTYLYPSRFLFLLSLLIMTWSQWYSVVEFNNFSYFTFAVTVLGFGYYWRNRQNALLAWCLALSFTAQSLMMVTVNDWPFTWFFLPVWLLYSLMDWNKERRSVYPFQAVPLVAAYLFNLFIVLFWDEGHVESSSFYEDIAAQPLIYGLSLLILLGISLAGKQRYKRLESAPDWMLALPFFYLTSGMDVVYLIILSLFSLYLLWRGYAEEWRLKINLGTLLFLCSTMAAYFKLTWGFMDKSVFFILGGIMLLALSWFLNRRKQKFLADIEEENSHELQ
- a CDS encoding GDYXXLXY domain-containing protein, whose product is MNFNKALRHRSTLLILLVAAQLLFLTGIACYHYAIGWFGKDIRIQTVPVDPRDYLYGDYVRLNYRINRIGENLWKGPGRKPESGDTVYVVLESKQPSGIYEATAAYPFNPPASPQEAVLKGRISYLDNREIFIQYGLEKYYVEENTGKKLEEQAANLIVKVKVAPWGSAVIEELELQ